A stretch of the Agromyces larvae genome encodes the following:
- a CDS encoding phage tail protein — MAQVGSGEVAIVPTFKGFRRAVSSEVDGSAKQASSGFTQVFAKTGTDSGKASGAGFKKAFESAADGASSKATKQLEQDVAKAARAVSTARLKEQDAAGKVRVAEKQLAEAREKYAADSSQVVRAQERLESATRQLGAANERTQDSTNDLRQAQKRLADAADDVGDEFEEAGRSSGNRFTSGFGKLIAGVSIGSFIGNFASNVMSSIGNAIQDGLRAGFDFLRDSVSLASDLQQSMGAVDAVFKDNAGTIRDWAAGAAQAVGLSTSSYNEFATVVGAQLKNMAIPLDEVTGLTGGLIELGADLAAQFGGSTADAVSAISSLLRGERDPIERYGVSMKQVDINARLAAQGLSGLEGEALKQAEAQAALAILMEQTADAQGTFGRESDTLAGQQARLTAEWENAQAKLGTALIPALTTLTDMANTTLIPVLNEVIEQVGPLLGQALADSAPMIGDLITEIAPLLPELARMGAELLPLIIQGLIDISPFLIDMAKNFATNWEILNGFLSWLDGDSTFEEFMTTVMNGAGSLVEFGNQVGSVISGVTGWFAHLAASIGAAVATAVNWVTGLRDKVVDAVRGAGDWLYNSGKAIIEGFINGIKSMLGSVGDAVGGVLDFAKSFFPHSPAKRGPLSGAGWRSIAEGGASLIEQFEAGFGDGPAVPFALSSPSAASASAVGAGGLWLRPGDRLTLVVEGTPLTAVVQAGIGAYDRAQQQASVRRFRGGA, encoded by the coding sequence TTGGCTCAGGTCGGTTCTGGTGAAGTCGCGATCGTCCCCACATTCAAGGGCTTCCGCCGTGCGGTGTCGTCGGAGGTGGACGGATCTGCGAAGCAGGCTTCCAGCGGGTTCACGCAGGTGTTCGCGAAGACGGGCACCGACTCGGGGAAGGCGTCGGGCGCGGGCTTCAAGAAAGCGTTCGAGTCCGCCGCGGACGGTGCGTCGTCGAAGGCTACGAAGCAGCTTGAGCAGGATGTGGCGAAGGCTGCTCGTGCGGTGTCGACGGCCCGGCTGAAGGAGCAGGACGCTGCCGGGAAGGTGCGGGTCGCTGAGAAGCAGCTCGCTGAGGCGCGGGAGAAGTACGCGGCGGATTCGTCGCAGGTGGTGCGGGCACAGGAGCGGCTCGAGTCCGCGACCCGGCAGCTGGGTGCCGCGAACGAGCGCACCCAGGACTCGACGAACGATCTCCGTCAGGCTCAGAAGCGTCTCGCGGATGCCGCGGATGACGTCGGTGACGAGTTCGAGGAAGCCGGCCGTTCGAGCGGGAACCGGTTCACGTCCGGGTTCGGGAAGCTGATCGCGGGTGTCAGCATCGGTTCCTTCATCGGGAACTTCGCGTCGAACGTGATGTCGTCGATCGGCAACGCGATCCAGGACGGGTTGCGTGCCGGGTTCGACTTCCTGCGGGACTCCGTGTCGTTGGCGTCGGACCTGCAGCAGTCCATGGGCGCTGTGGATGCCGTGTTCAAGGACAACGCGGGCACGATCCGCGACTGGGCTGCAGGCGCGGCGCAGGCGGTCGGGTTGTCGACGAGTTCGTACAACGAGTTCGCGACGGTCGTGGGCGCCCAGCTGAAGAACATGGCGATCCCGCTCGACGAGGTCACCGGGCTGACTGGTGGGCTGATCGAGCTGGGCGCTGATCTGGCTGCGCAGTTCGGTGGGTCGACGGCTGACGCGGTGTCGGCGATCTCGTCGCTGCTGCGTGGTGAGCGGGACCCGATCGAGCGGTACGGCGTGTCGATGAAGCAGGTCGACATCAACGCACGCTTGGCGGCGCAGGGTCTCTCCGGTCTTGAGGGTGAGGCGCTCAAGCAGGCTGAGGCGCAGGCTGCGTTGGCCATCCTGATGGAGCAGACCGCGGATGCGCAGGGCACGTTCGGGCGTGAATCTGACACGCTCGCTGGTCAGCAGGCCCGGTTGACGGCGGAGTGGGAGAACGCGCAGGCGAAACTTGGCACTGCGCTGATTCCGGCGTTGACGACGCTCACGGACATGGCGAACACGACCCTGATCCCCGTCCTGAATGAGGTGATCGAGCAGGTCGGCCCGCTGCTGGGTCAGGCGCTTGCTGACTCGGCGCCGATGATCGGCGATCTGATCACGGAGATCGCCCCGCTGCTGCCCGAGCTCGCCCGGATGGGTGCGGAGCTGCTGCCGTTGATCATCCAGGGGCTGATCGACATCAGCCCGTTCCTGATCGACATGGCGAAGAACTTCGCGACCAACTGGGAGATCCTGAACGGGTTCCTGTCATGGCTGGACGGGGATTCGACGTTCGAAGAGTTCATGACGACCGTGATGAACGGCGCCGGGTCCCTGGTCGAGTTCGGCAACCAGGTCGGCTCGGTGATCTCGGGGGTCACGGGCTGGTTCGCTCATCTGGCGGCCAGCATCGGCGCTGCGGTCGCCACTGCGGTGAACTGGGTGACCGGGCTGCGGGACAAGGTCGTGGATGCGGTGCGCGGCGCCGGTGACTGGCTCTACAACTCGGGCAAGGCGATCATCGAGGGCTTCATCAACGGCATCAAGTCGATGCTCGGCTCGGTCGGCGACGCGGTCGGCGGGGTGCTGGACTTCGCGAAGTCGTTCTTCCCGCATTCGCCGGCGAAGCGGGGGCCCTTGTCGGGTGCAGGGTGGCGGAGCATCGCTGAGGGCGGTGCGTCGTTGATCGAGCAGTTCGAGGCAGGGTTCGGGGACGGGCCGGCTGTGCCGTTCGCGCTCTCGTCACCGTCCGCGGCGTCGGCCTCCGCTGTGGGTGCTGGCGGACTGTGGTTGCGGCCGGGAGACCGTCTCACCCTGGTGGTGGAGGGCACCCCGTTGACGGCGGTCGTCCAGGCCGGTATCGGAGCGTACGACCGGGCGCAGCAGCAGGCGTCGGTGCGGCGGTTCCGGGGAGGTGCGTGA
- a CDS encoding HK97 gp10 family phage protein, translating into MEFNNAFFEQLGRSTGVRGVVDAAAERVAATARANAPVDTGQYRNSIRTTGKMQRRYVGLVVAGDDKAMVIESRTGNLARALRANARRR; encoded by the coding sequence GTGGAGTTCAACAACGCGTTCTTCGAACAGTTGGGCCGGTCGACTGGTGTGCGTGGCGTCGTGGATGCGGCCGCCGAACGGGTTGCGGCGACGGCGAGGGCGAACGCACCGGTCGATACGGGCCAGTACCGAAACAGCATCCGCACAACCGGGAAGATGCAGCGCCGGTACGTCGGCTTGGTTGTCGCTGGGGATGACAAGGCGATGGTGATCGAGTCGCGCACCGGGAACCTGGCGCGCGCGCTGCGCGCGAACGCACGGAGAAGGTGA
- a CDS encoding DUF7302 family protein, which produces MALTLTHEKSGRQVTVPDDAADAYLANGWSIAGKPPAKAAPKSATRKRAPSTKKAAETEVSDGVPVRRAGGA; this is translated from the coding sequence ATGGCACTCACCCTGACCCACGAGAAGAGCGGTCGGCAGGTCACCGTTCCCGACGACGCTGCCGACGCCTACCTCGCGAACGGCTGGTCGATCGCCGGGAAGCCGCCCGCGAAGGCCGCCCCGAAGTCTGCGACGCGTAAGCGCGCCCCTTCGACCAAGAAGGCGGCGGAGACGGAGGTGAGCGATGGAGTTCCCGTTCGGCGAGCCGGTGGTGCGTGA
- a CDS encoding phage major capsid protein, with protein sequence MNLKEKLAALQKELRDIQSKAAAEKRDFTDDELTEIETKAAEVSELKARLERIAKSEQALADLVELGKSDDSAEDVPEDLASVPLGERFTKSGSYQTFQKQFPSGAIGAGTPVKIDSVRIGSMKDFFANRRNAKAVLTTDVARLQPIRVPTVDLVQRPKLTLLDLISRGQTGGSFEYVQITAVTRNAAIVPEATSADDDAALKPVSDLTTALADAKVFTYADGFDVTNSLLADAPAFASYLENELEYSLDSVVEDYLLNGTGADGQPKGVLHTSGVQSQAIASDAPMDLVKAARRGITKVTRLQGGTVTAVLLSPEDDEEIDLLQDGNERFYGQGPFGSGPQTLWGRPRAVSERLEKGQFILGDFRQIALLDREGLAVQAFNQHKDYAQRNLTYVRAELRAAQVIWKPAYLVVGEVGGEG encoded by the coding sequence ATGAATCTCAAGGAGAAGCTCGCGGCGCTCCAGAAGGAGCTCCGCGACATCCAGTCGAAGGCCGCCGCGGAGAAGCGCGACTTCACCGACGACGAGCTCACCGAGATCGAGACGAAGGCCGCCGAGGTCTCCGAGCTGAAGGCCCGACTCGAGCGGATCGCGAAGTCGGAGCAGGCCCTCGCGGACCTCGTCGAGCTCGGCAAGTCGGACGACTCCGCCGAGGACGTCCCGGAGGACCTCGCGAGCGTGCCGCTCGGCGAGCGGTTCACGAAGTCGGGCTCGTACCAGACCTTCCAGAAGCAGTTCCCGAGCGGGGCGATCGGCGCCGGCACGCCGGTGAAGATCGACTCCGTCCGGATCGGTTCGATGAAGGACTTCTTCGCGAACCGGCGGAACGCGAAGGCCGTGCTCACGACCGACGTCGCCCGGCTCCAGCCGATCCGGGTGCCGACGGTCGACCTCGTCCAGCGGCCGAAGCTGACCCTGCTCGACCTGATCTCGCGAGGCCAGACGGGCGGAAGCTTCGAGTACGTGCAGATCACCGCGGTCACCCGCAACGCGGCGATCGTCCCCGAGGCCACGTCGGCCGACGACGACGCGGCGCTGAAGCCGGTGTCGGATCTGACGACCGCGCTCGCGGACGCGAAGGTGTTCACCTACGCCGACGGGTTCGACGTGACGAACAGCCTCCTCGCCGACGCGCCGGCGTTCGCGTCGTACCTGGAGAACGAGCTCGAGTACTCGCTCGACTCGGTCGTCGAGGACTACCTGCTCAACGGCACGGGCGCGGACGGGCAGCCGAAGGGCGTCCTCCACACCTCGGGGGTGCAGTCGCAGGCGATCGCCTCGGACGCACCGATGGACCTCGTGAAGGCGGCTCGCCGTGGCATCACGAAGGTCACTCGCCTCCAGGGCGGAACCGTCACCGCGGTGCTGCTCTCGCCGGAGGACGACGAGGAGATCGACCTGCTGCAGGACGGCAACGAGCGGTTCTACGGTCAGGGCCCGTTCGGGTCCGGCCCGCAGACCCTCTGGGGGCGGCCGCGTGCGGTGTCCGAGCGGCTCGAGAAGGGCCAGTTCATTCTCGGCGACTTCCGGCAGATCGCGCTGCTGGACCGTGAGGGTCTCGCGGTGCAGGCGTTCAACCAGCACAAGGACTACGCGCAGCGCAACCTGACCTACGTGCGCGCCGAGCTGCGCGCCGCGCAGGTCATCTGGAAGCCGGCGTACCTGGTCGTGGGCGAAGTCGGCGGTGAGGGCTGA
- a CDS encoding HK97 family phage prohead protease yields the protein MLTKTIELELKTIGEAGDGRFTAYASVFDVVDSYGDMVVKGAFTDSLARFGSKGAGIPLYWRHRMDDPFMLIGQTLEAKEDGHGLWVDCELLDTNNAKQVHALLKARLVRQMSFSYGIVEAAWVDRKPEDGGSYYELRKLDLHEVSVAPVGANQETEILAVKSAHDAARAAFEDARRKADDQQPAPDGPAAAEDQGTADEPTEAKAEEPSGAKTEEPTPEQSKHHLGLITVTDAQ from the coding sequence ATGCTGACGAAGACGATCGAACTTGAGTTGAAGACCATCGGCGAGGCCGGCGACGGCCGGTTCACCGCGTACGCGAGCGTGTTCGACGTCGTCGACAGTTACGGCGACATGGTCGTCAAGGGCGCGTTCACCGACAGTCTCGCCCGGTTCGGGTCCAAGGGCGCCGGGATCCCGCTGTACTGGCGGCACCGGATGGACGACCCGTTCATGCTCATCGGGCAGACGCTCGAGGCGAAGGAGGACGGGCACGGCCTCTGGGTGGACTGCGAGCTGCTCGACACGAACAACGCGAAGCAGGTGCACGCGTTGCTGAAGGCGCGGCTGGTGCGGCAGATGAGCTTCTCGTACGGCATCGTCGAGGCCGCCTGGGTTGACCGGAAGCCGGAGGACGGCGGCTCTTACTACGAGCTCCGCAAGCTCGACCTGCACGAGGTGTCCGTGGCGCCGGTCGGGGCGAACCAGGAGACCGAGATCCTCGCCGTGAAGTCCGCGCACGACGCGGCACGCGCGGCGTTCGAAGACGCCCGCCGGAAGGCGGACGACCAGCAGCCCGCCCCGGATGGGCCGGCCGCTGCGGAAGACCAGGGAACGGCAGACGAGCCGACCGAAGCCAAGGCCGAGGAGCCCAGCGGGGCCAAGACCGAGGAGCCGACGCCGGAGCAGTCCAAGCACCACCTGGGACTCATCACCGTCACAGACGCCCAGTAG
- a CDS encoding phage portal protein, with product MKPVFETLTELGEHLAGTGIELVDPGVPLSNWDDAWTYGPAWRNQPSIRKVVGFVARHLASTPLHLYERAADDDRLRVREGPLADLLTRPSRAPGQTAYRFWESYLIDGLLHDKSVAQVIEHVDGFELVRIPARMVRFKGDALGRITEVLITVKGKTRSHDPAGFLIDVGYSERGVNGTSPLRTLQDILDEQVEAVRYRRSVWKNGARVPMVLERPLGARWEETARSRFVSSWQEFTRGGGQEGGTPILEDGMTVKPVNAFRPRDTLDLEGRQLTDVEVASAFYVAPELVGARPGTFANILAFKQMLYGPNLGPYFDAWQQGLNATLVPKIEPSRAASLYIEANIESKLRGSFEEQADMLSTAVGAPWMVRNEARAKLNMPAIDGGDELVTPLNVLVGGQASPQDGKSLGEVLAKFKARQAQVVASQRAAGAEPWDRGRWDRELTDDLVKFGFSSAAAAITASGLNDQAERELLGGGHSDADEDDRT from the coding sequence ATGAAGCCCGTGTTCGAGACGCTGACCGAGCTTGGCGAGCATCTGGCCGGCACCGGGATCGAACTGGTGGACCCGGGGGTGCCGCTGTCGAACTGGGACGACGCGTGGACGTACGGTCCGGCGTGGCGGAACCAGCCTTCGATCCGGAAGGTCGTGGGGTTCGTGGCCCGGCACCTGGCGTCGACGCCGCTGCACCTGTACGAACGGGCCGCGGATGACGACCGGCTGCGGGTGCGGGAGGGGCCGCTGGCCGACTTGCTCACGCGGCCGTCGCGGGCGCCGGGGCAGACGGCGTACCGGTTCTGGGAGTCGTACCTGATCGACGGCCTGCTGCACGACAAGTCGGTCGCGCAGGTCATCGAGCATGTGGACGGGTTCGAGCTGGTGCGGATTCCGGCGCGGATGGTGAGGTTCAAGGGCGATGCGCTGGGCCGGATCACCGAGGTGCTGATCACGGTGAAGGGCAAGACTCGTTCGCACGACCCGGCGGGCTTCCTGATCGACGTCGGCTACTCCGAGCGTGGGGTGAACGGCACCTCGCCGCTGCGGACCCTGCAGGACATCCTCGACGAGCAGGTCGAGGCGGTCCGGTACCGCCGGTCAGTGTGGAAGAACGGCGCCCGGGTGCCGATGGTCCTGGAGCGGCCGCTCGGCGCCCGCTGGGAGGAGACGGCTCGATCGCGGTTCGTGTCGTCGTGGCAGGAGTTCACGCGGGGTGGCGGGCAGGAGGGCGGCACGCCGATTCTCGAGGACGGGATGACCGTGAAGCCGGTGAATGCGTTCCGGCCCCGGGACACCCTCGACCTCGAGGGGCGGCAGCTGACCGACGTCGAGGTGGCGTCGGCGTTCTACGTGGCGCCTGAGCTGGTGGGTGCAAGGCCGGGCACGTTCGCGAACATCCTCGCGTTCAAACAGATGCTCTACGGGCCCAACCTGGGGCCCTACTTCGACGCGTGGCAGCAGGGGCTGAACGCGACCCTGGTGCCGAAGATCGAACCGTCCCGCGCGGCCTCGCTGTACATCGAGGCGAACATCGAGTCCAAGCTGCGCGGCTCGTTCGAGGAGCAGGCGGACATGCTGTCGACCGCGGTCGGGGCGCCGTGGATGGTCCGGAACGAGGCTCGCGCGAAGCTCAACATGCCCGCCATCGACGGCGGCGACGAGCTCGTGACGCCGTTGAACGTGCTGGTCGGCGGGCAGGCGTCACCGCAGGACGGGAAGTCGCTCGGCGAGGTGCTCGCGAAGTTCAAGGCACGGCAGGCGCAGGTCGTCGCGTCGCAGCGTGCCGCTGGCGCCGAGCCGTGGGATCGGGGCCGATGGGACCGCGAGCTGACCGATGACCTCGTGAAGTTCGGCTTCTCATCTGCTGCCGCCGCCATCACGGCATCCGGCCTGAACGACCAGGCCGAACGCGAACTGCTCGGAGGAGGGCACAGCGATGCTGACGAAGACGATCGAACTTGA